The Edaphobacter sp. 12200R-103 genome contains a region encoding:
- a CDS encoding NAD(P)/FAD-dependent oxidoreductase has translation MTDSHSSKSRPKVIILGAGFAGLNAAKALGSANVDVTVIDRNNHHTFHPLLYQVALAVLSPGDIAQPIRSILSNHKNVEVLMDEACQIDVVTQTVSLKTGITLPYDFLIVATGSTHSYFGKEEWAAIAPGLKTIEDATEIRRRVLLAYELAERQMVETGSHTPLKFVIIGGGPTGVELAGAISDIAHLYMLRDFRHIDTSSTEVCILEGSASILATYPEELRRKAVQQLEALGVQVRTGFHVTDVGPGYVMVGSERIESACTLWAAGVQGSPLGRMLGLDVDRRGRVPVDQFLNPEGLPNVFVCGDLAYLEQDGMPIPGVAQPAMQMGAYTGRRIRHLARTAEVKNFPAFRYFDKGNIATIGRKAAVAEIRWPFRAYWSGLLAWLTWMGVHIFFLIGFRNRISVFASWAHTYIRLRDGVRLIVGSRQLPGWGTVRKELKAAPELEACPAPEQSAIESTGSLCAARKN, from the coding sequence ATGACTGACTCCCACAGCTCCAAATCGCGACCGAAGGTCATCATCCTGGGCGCAGGTTTTGCGGGGCTAAATGCAGCCAAGGCCCTTGGCTCCGCCAACGTCGATGTTACGGTCATCGATCGCAATAACCATCACACATTTCACCCGTTGCTTTACCAGGTCGCTCTCGCCGTACTAAGCCCCGGGGATATTGCGCAGCCAATCCGTTCCATCCTCAGTAATCACAAGAATGTCGAAGTGCTGATGGATGAGGCTTGTCAGATTGATGTTGTCACTCAAACCGTGAGCCTTAAGACTGGCATCACACTTCCTTACGACTTTCTGATTGTCGCTACCGGCTCAACACACAGCTACTTTGGAAAAGAAGAGTGGGCTGCCATTGCGCCCGGCCTAAAGACCATTGAGGACGCCACTGAGATCCGCAGAAGGGTGCTGCTCGCGTACGAACTTGCCGAACGGCAAATGGTCGAGACTGGCTCGCACACGCCGCTGAAATTTGTCATCATCGGGGGAGGCCCTACGGGGGTTGAGCTCGCCGGAGCAATCTCCGATATTGCGCATCTATACATGCTGCGAGACTTCCGCCATATCGATACATCGTCGACAGAGGTCTGCATCCTCGAAGGTTCGGCCTCTATTTTGGCGACCTACCCAGAGGAGCTCCGCCGGAAAGCCGTGCAACAACTCGAAGCTTTAGGCGTTCAAGTTCGGACCGGTTTTCACGTCACAGATGTCGGACCTGGCTATGTGATGGTCGGTAGTGAAAGGATCGAAAGCGCCTGTACGCTTTGGGCTGCTGGAGTTCAAGGGTCTCCTCTGGGAAGAATGCTCGGTCTTGACGTCGATAGGCGCGGACGGGTTCCGGTCGATCAGTTCTTGAATCCTGAAGGACTGCCTAACGTCTTCGTCTGTGGCGATCTCGCATATCTGGAGCAAGATGGCATGCCTATCCCCGGGGTAGCACAGCCTGCAATGCAGATGGGCGCATACACGGGAAGACGCATTAGGCACCTTGCGCGAACTGCAGAGGTCAAGAACTTTCCCGCCTTCCGCTACTTCGATAAAGGCAACATCGCGACGATCGGACGGAAGGCGGCCGTTGCTGAGATCCGCTGGCCTTTTCGAGCGTACTGGAGCGGACTCCTTGCGTGGTTGACATGGATGGGCGTCCACATATTTTTTCTCATCGGCTTCCGAAATCGCATTTCGGTTTTCGCCTCCTGGGCGCACACCTACATTCGCTTGCGCGACGGAGTAAGATTGATCGTTGGTTCTCGTCAGCTTCCCGGTTGGGGGACAGTCCGCAAAGAGCTCAAAGCGGCACCTGAACTCGAAGCCTGTCCTGCTCCAGAACAAAGTGCTATCGAATCTACAGGATCGCTTTGCGCAGCCAGAAAAAATTGA
- a CDS encoding alpha/beta fold hydrolase: MSDPNVASLGSNFSEGTASVNDIRLHYVRGGRGEPLVLLHGWPQTWFCWHRIMPALAEHFTVIAIDLRGAGQSSRPESSTAYDSVTMAADVRGLMAQLGFESIRIVGHDVGLLVAFAYAAIYPENVSHLVVLDGLLVGIEPMTTGFLRDPRSWLFGFVQTSDLPEKLVLGREREFLSWIFAAIAFKRHAIGSKELNTYIEAYSQPGAMQASFGWFRAFGAVSAFNESYTTKKLNVPVLALGGDKMMGGFMVPMMQSVAENVCGGAISASGHWVMEEQPETLLRELLSFLS; the protein is encoded by the coding sequence ATGAGTGACCCCAACGTCGCTTCTCTGGGAAGCAACTTCTCCGAAGGAACGGCCAGTGTCAATGATATCCGCCTCCACTACGTCCGTGGAGGCCGAGGCGAGCCATTGGTCTTACTTCATGGCTGGCCTCAGACGTGGTTCTGCTGGCATCGCATCATGCCAGCACTAGCTGAACATTTCACAGTGATTGCAATCGATCTGCGCGGGGCGGGACAATCTTCACGACCAGAATCATCAACTGCCTACGACTCCGTGACGATGGCGGCCGATGTTCGTGGGCTCATGGCTCAACTTGGATTCGAGTCCATTCGGATCGTCGGTCACGATGTTGGTTTGCTCGTCGCCTTTGCCTATGCGGCAATTTACCCCGAGAATGTCTCACATTTAGTAGTCCTCGATGGTCTGCTTGTAGGAATCGAACCGATGACGACCGGCTTTCTGCGCGATCCTCGCTCCTGGCTGTTTGGTTTCGTTCAGACGTCCGACCTTCCTGAAAAACTTGTGCTCGGACGGGAAAGAGAATTCTTGAGCTGGATCTTCGCAGCGATTGCTTTCAAACGTCATGCGATTGGTTCAAAAGAGCTCAATACATACATTGAGGCCTATTCACAACCAGGCGCGATGCAAGCAAGCTTCGGATGGTTCCGTGCGTTCGGGGCGGTGAGCGCTTTTAACGAATCGTATACGACAAAAAAGCTCAACGTCCCTGTGTTGGCTCTGGGGGGCGACAAGATGATGGGCGGGTTTATGGTTCCGATGATGCAGAGCGTTGCAGAAAATGTTTGCGGCGGCGCAATCTCGGCTTCCGGTCACTGGGTGATGGAAGAGCAACCAGAAACGCTTCTACGCGAGCTGCTGTCGTTTCTATCCTAG
- a CDS encoding sensor histidine kinase yields MNPEWNQAKTFYVVVILVGVLFAIVALAFERARYEKSLRMAFNARMAERTRLARQLHDTLLQTLQGSNLIAEHASESVKSVPEAKRTFRLLKDWLTRADEEARAVLDVLRDETTEENIERALQAALEQIPLCAGIVAIRTHQRPRPLHPGICEDVLQICIEAVRNACIHSQSPTITVDLYFERVFRADIKDEGIGFDSFTKPVKRAGHYGLAGMRERTAEIHGSLAIESSAQVGTLVRLTIPGKYVYGSSGLMAWLQSTQRFLWR; encoded by the coding sequence TTGAATCCAGAATGGAATCAGGCGAAGACGTTTTACGTCGTAGTGATTCTCGTAGGAGTTCTATTTGCCATTGTCGCTCTGGCCTTCGAAAGGGCGCGTTACGAAAAGTCACTTCGCATGGCATTCAACGCACGTATGGCGGAGCGCACCCGCTTGGCCCGGCAGTTACATGACACTTTGCTGCAGACGTTGCAAGGCAGCAACTTAATTGCCGAACATGCCTCCGAATCGGTAAAAAGTGTCCCAGAAGCAAAAAGAACCTTCAGACTCTTGAAAGATTGGTTGACCAGGGCCGACGAAGAAGCACGAGCGGTCCTCGATGTTCTCCGTGATGAGACAACCGAAGAAAATATCGAACGCGCGTTGCAAGCTGCGCTTGAACAGATACCACTGTGTGCCGGCATCGTCGCGATTCGTACGCATCAGCGACCGCGGCCACTCCATCCCGGTATCTGCGAGGACGTACTTCAGATATGCATTGAGGCAGTTCGCAACGCGTGCATTCACTCCCAAAGCCCTACGATAACGGTAGATCTTTATTTTGAGCGCGTCTTCAGGGCCGACATCAAGGATGAGGGGATAGGTTTCGACAGCTTCACGAAGCCGGTCAAAAGAGCTGGCCACTATGGATTGGCGGGGATGCGGGAAAGAACCGCGGAAATTCACGGAAGCTTGGCGATTGAATCGTCGGCACAGGTTGGCACGCTGGTTCGACTAACGATCCCTGGCAAGTATGTGTATGGCTCTTCCGGCCTGATGGCCTGGCTTCAATCAACGCAACGATTTTTGTGGCGTTGA
- a CDS encoding cytochrome P460 family protein — MKYGRVAAFAFVLGVFFLQFKAPTVVAGADTSPFAKNFSLVDKDGNLAKPDDYRDKYEMLGTYFVLDPAGNQMHMTYASPGAAAYFRQNGKFADGTVLVKEVLGTEHAPMTTGDAHWASGTKVWFVMIKDEKGRYTNSKLWGDGWGWALYKSDAPDKQVAVSYKKDCQGCHIPAQKTDWIYTQGYPVLHSSKW; from the coding sequence GTGAAATACGGTCGAGTCGCAGCCTTCGCCTTCGTGTTGGGAGTCTTTTTTTTGCAGTTCAAAGCACCAACCGTTGTAGCTGGTGCAGATACCTCACCATTTGCCAAGAACTTTTCACTTGTCGACAAGGACGGTAACCTCGCCAAGCCCGATGATTACCGCGACAAGTATGAGATGCTCGGGACTTACTTCGTTCTTGATCCAGCTGGCAATCAGATGCATATGACATATGCGTCTCCGGGTGCTGCAGCGTATTTTAGGCAGAACGGAAAGTTTGCTGACGGGACAGTACTGGTTAAAGAAGTATTGGGAACCGAGCACGCCCCGATGACAACAGGGGATGCACATTGGGCTTCAGGAACCAAGGTCTGGTTCGTGATGATTAAGGACGAGAAAGGCCGTTACACCAACAGCAAACTCTGGGGTGATGGCTGGGGCTGGGCTCTCTACAAATCCGACGCACCAGACAAGCAAGTTGCGGTCAGCTACAAGAAGGATTGCCAAGGATGCCATATACCGGCCCAGAAAACAGACTGGATCTATACCCAAGGTTATCCCGTACTCCACTCTTCAAAATGGTGA
- a CDS encoding cytochrome P460 family protein, which yields MNKRLTIFATVLTAIAAIGAVKSTQSQRVFAAQNVSEASSPSSSTTAQFTADGKFKLPVGFRRWVFPGAPLTPNALNDGEANFPEFHHVYVEEKNLDVYLKTGSFPEGTVLIKELTRVLKPTFPDGSRTEPSGRGYFNGELNGIDASVKDSKRFAKTNGWGYFTFGHHPMPYEQTAAESPVSECAGCHLANVAKTDMTWVQFYPLLRDKLKP from the coding sequence ATGAACAAGCGTTTAACAATTTTTGCGACTGTTCTAACTGCTATAGCAGCAATAGGAGCTGTGAAGAGTACGCAGAGCCAAAGAGTTTTTGCGGCACAAAATGTATCGGAAGCATCATCGCCCTCATCGAGTACGACCGCACAATTTACCGCGGACGGTAAGTTCAAGCTTCCAGTCGGATTTCGCAGATGGGTGTTTCCCGGTGCTCCTCTGACGCCAAACGCCCTGAACGATGGAGAGGCGAACTTTCCTGAATTTCATCATGTCTATGTGGAAGAAAAGAACCTGGACGTATATTTAAAAACCGGGTCCTTTCCTGAAGGTACGGTTCTCATCAAAGAGTTAACCCGTGTCCTTAAGCCCACCTTTCCGGATGGTTCACGTACAGAGCCTTCGGGGAGAGGATACTTCAACGGGGAACTGAATGGAATCGATGCGTCTGTGAAGGACAGTAAGCGATTCGCTAAGACGAATGGTTGGGGGTACTTCACCTTCGGTCATCATCCCATGCCATACGAACAAACTGCCGCTGAGTCTCCCGTTAGCGAGTGCGCTGGCTGCCACCTTGCGAACGTGGCCAAGACCGATATGACCTGGGTGCAGTTTTATCCGCTGCTTCGCGACAAGTTGAAGCCGTAA
- a CDS encoding PLP-dependent aminotransferase family protein, whose product MLKTVPKIETFQDLVLKPRKDGQEMWRWLYTELRSAIIDGRLKSGARLPSTRNLAAQYGIARATAVAAFQQLQAEGFVSSEVSAGTFVVPAPEWEMTSPTKQRSSRQALSRATIAKRTQSLLKSTFFQPASHSIGKAFRGYEPAIDLFPVELWARIAARVYRKAPRSLYGQGDAGGYPPLRRAIAEYVGHSRGVRCSAEQVIVTSGAQQALDLLGRVLLDPGDEVWMEDPGYPGASLAFQGAGANVIPIPVDGNGIDVARAVKLSPAGRLAYVTPSNQFPLGTVMSAERRVDLLSWAARAGAWIIEDEYDAEYRYSGKPIASLHSLDRSESVIYVGTFTKMLFNALRIGFIVVPERLVKAFRIARSFIDRHAPTLDQAVLTEFINEGHFGHHVRKMRQVYSDRSQLLAEEANRHLSGLLDVENAQAGMCTVAWIKTGVTEMVLTRRAEQLGLEVVPISSFVSKYEQKPALFLGFAGCSASEIKRGVSVLEMALSR is encoded by the coding sequence GTGCTTAAAACCGTGCCAAAAATAGAGACATTTCAAGACCTGGTCCTGAAACCAAGGAAGGATGGCCAGGAGATGTGGCGCTGGCTCTACACTGAGCTGCGCTCCGCAATTATTGATGGCCGATTGAAATCTGGAGCACGGTTGCCGTCCACAAGGAACCTGGCAGCACAATACGGCATTGCCCGTGCTACAGCCGTGGCAGCATTCCAGCAACTTCAGGCAGAGGGATTCGTTTCATCCGAAGTGAGTGCTGGAACATTTGTCGTACCGGCGCCAGAGTGGGAGATGACCTCTCCGACCAAACAAAGATCTTCCCGTCAGGCGCTCTCCAGAGCGACGATAGCAAAGCGTACGCAGAGTCTTCTTAAGAGCACGTTTTTTCAACCAGCTTCGCATTCCATCGGTAAAGCGTTTCGGGGCTACGAGCCGGCTATCGACCTGTTTCCAGTCGAACTGTGGGCTCGGATTGCGGCGCGCGTTTATCGCAAAGCGCCGCGTTCTTTGTATGGGCAAGGCGATGCAGGTGGCTATCCGCCGCTGCGAAGAGCCATCGCGGAGTACGTTGGCCACTCCCGCGGAGTGCGTTGTTCCGCTGAACAGGTTATCGTGACGTCGGGCGCGCAACAGGCGTTGGACCTCTTAGGACGAGTGCTTCTCGATCCCGGCGACGAGGTGTGGATGGAAGATCCTGGGTACCCTGGAGCTTCTCTTGCCTTTCAGGGCGCTGGCGCGAATGTGATTCCTATTCCCGTTGATGGGAACGGGATAGATGTCGCAAGAGCAGTAAAGTTATCTCCCGCCGGTCGCTTGGCGTATGTAACACCATCCAATCAGTTTCCTCTTGGAACTGTCATGTCGGCAGAGAGACGAGTCGACCTTCTCTCCTGGGCCGCGCGCGCGGGGGCATGGATTATCGAAGACGAATACGATGCGGAATATCGCTATTCCGGGAAGCCGATTGCATCATTGCACAGCCTCGATAGATCCGAATCGGTCATTTATGTTGGAACATTTACGAAGATGCTCTTCAACGCTCTTCGCATTGGGTTCATCGTTGTTCCGGAACGGTTAGTCAAAGCATTTCGAATCGCACGAAGCTTCATCGATCGCCATGCTCCGACGCTAGATCAAGCCGTGCTGACGGAATTCATCAACGAAGGGCACTTCGGCCACCACGTTAGAAAGATGAGGCAAGTCTACTCAGACCGTTCGCAGCTGCTTGCAGAAGAAGCGAATCGGCATCTCTCTGGCTTGCTTGATGTGGAGAACGCTCAAGCTGGAATGTGTACCGTAGCCTGGATCAAAACAGGCGTCACCGAAATGGTGTTGACACGACGCGCAGAACAATTGGGATTGGAAGTAGTTCCGATCTCTTCATTTGTCAGCAAGTACGAGCAGAAGCCCGCGTTGTTCCTGGGCTTCGCAGGCTGCAGTGCGAGTGAGATAAAGAGGGGCGTGTCGGTTTTGGAAATGGCACTCTCTCGATAA
- a CDS encoding carboxymuconolactone decarboxylase family protein: MDPAKVSPAAHHAMLGLESFVRKSSKLEESLLQLIRMRASQINGCAFCIDRHSREARANGETEQRLYALSGWRETTFFTNRERAALAWTEALTLITEGHASDDVYNEARSEFKEEELVNISLAIIAINGWNRLAIGFRKSPGEYRPHENA; this comes from the coding sequence TTGGATCCGGCGAAGGTCTCACCCGCTGCCCACCATGCCATGCTGGGATTAGAGAGTTTCGTCAGGAAGTCATCGAAGCTTGAAGAATCTCTCCTGCAACTGATCCGAATGAGAGCTTCTCAGATCAACGGCTGTGCATTCTGCATTGATAGGCACTCCAGGGAAGCGCGAGCGAATGGTGAGACGGAACAGCGTCTCTACGCTTTGTCGGGATGGAGAGAAACAACCTTCTTTACAAACCGCGAGCGCGCGGCTCTGGCATGGACTGAAGCGCTGACGCTTATCACGGAAGGACACGCGTCCGACGATGTCTATAACGAAGCTCGGAGCGAATTCAAGGAAGAGGAACTCGTTAACATCTCCCTCGCAATCATCGCGATCAATGGTTGGAATCGACTTGCGATCGGTTTCCGCAAGAGCCCGGGTGAGTATCGGCCCCACGAGAATGCTTAA
- a CDS encoding cupin domain-containing protein, protein MHNTKKLVLLSIFIFTFGAVMTMQAQQVNTLFTRQLPESPGKEIEVITVNYAPGAADAIHRHNAHAVVYVLQGEIEMQVRGGMLQQLGPGQIFYESPEDVHTVSRNASKAKSAKFLVFFIKNEKAPILTSVH, encoded by the coding sequence ATGCATAACACGAAGAAGCTCGTCCTTCTCTCTATATTTATCTTTACCTTCGGAGCTGTCATGACAATGCAGGCCCAGCAAGTGAATACGCTCTTTACGAGGCAACTGCCGGAATCTCCAGGGAAAGAGATTGAAGTCATTACTGTCAATTACGCACCAGGAGCCGCCGATGCAATCCACCGGCATAATGCGCATGCGGTTGTCTATGTTCTCCAAGGTGAAATTGAGATGCAGGTTCGCGGAGGCATGCTTCAGCAGCTTGGTCCCGGGCAGATATTTTACGAATCACCGGAAGACGTTCATACCGTAAGCCGTAACGCAAGTAAGGCGAAGTCAGCGAAGTTCCTCGTGTTTTTTATCAAAAATGAAAAAGCACCGATTCTCACTTCCGTTCACTAG
- a CDS encoding DoxX family protein: protein MNSKNAQFTGNVSEIVRLFARLSLGLSFLAAVADRFGLWGPHGAKNVSWGDFAHFVEYTGAVMSLFPGSWAVPLAWAATVAETLLGILLIAGFKTRMASVFSGLLLLLFAMGMATGLGIKTPFDYSVFSAAAAAFLLVFCGPDRFTLDKLLNRS from the coding sequence ATGAATTCAAAGAACGCGCAATTCACCGGGAACGTGTCAGAGATTGTCCGTCTGTTCGCACGGCTTTCGCTAGGACTTTCCTTTCTAGCCGCTGTGGCTGATCGTTTTGGCTTATGGGGGCCGCATGGAGCAAAGAACGTATCCTGGGGAGATTTCGCTCATTTCGTCGAATACACAGGGGCGGTGATGTCTCTCTTCCCCGGATCATGGGCAGTACCGCTTGCATGGGCAGCTACGGTCGCAGAGACACTTTTGGGGATATTGCTCATCGCAGGCTTCAAAACACGAATGGCCTCCGTCTTCTCTGGTCTTCTCCTTTTATTGTTTGCTATGGGCATGGCCACAGGCCTTGGGATCAAGACGCCATTTGACTATTCAGTCTTTTCGGCGGCTGCTGCAGCATTCTTGCTGGTGTTCTGCGGCCCCGATAGATTCACGTTGGACAAGCTTTTGAATCGATCATGA
- a CDS encoding response regulator transcription factor, whose protein sequence is MPAPKPVRILLVDDHPIFREGLSMVIQSQPDLLLVGQAENAEDALCQFRRTRPDVTIMDQRLPGASGTDALIAIRKENPRAIVMIVTTSKQDMDVRRALNAGAAAYVLKNTPKAEMLRVIRWVSEGRRHIPSEVASTIAEHLGQEDLSPREISVLRLIRDGHRNKQVAHHLGISETTVNFHIRNIVEKLQANDRTHAVTIGFRRGLLELE, encoded by the coding sequence ATGCCAGCACCTAAACCCGTACGGATATTGTTGGTCGATGATCACCCTATCTTTCGCGAAGGGTTGAGTATGGTCATCCAATCTCAGCCTGACCTGCTTCTTGTTGGCCAGGCGGAGAACGCGGAGGATGCTCTGTGCCAGTTTCGTCGCACCCGTCCCGATGTGACGATTATGGATCAGAGGCTTCCAGGGGCGAGCGGCACCGATGCGTTGATCGCCATTCGGAAAGAAAACCCTCGCGCGATCGTAATGATAGTGACTACTTCTAAACAAGATATGGACGTGCGGCGCGCGCTCAATGCTGGGGCTGCCGCCTATGTTTTGAAGAACACCCCGAAAGCGGAGATGCTCCGCGTGATCCGTTGGGTCTCTGAGGGGCGTAGACACATCCCTTCCGAAGTCGCGAGCACAATCGCAGAACATCTGGGACAGGAGGACCTTTCTCCGCGGGAGATCTCAGTCTTGAGGTTGATCCGAGATGGTCACCGAAACAAACAGGTCGCCCACCACTTAGGAATCTCCGAAACAACAGTCAATTTCCATATAAGGAACATTGTCGAAAAGCTCCAGGCAAATGATCGAACCCACGCTGTGACCATCGGCTTTCGACGTGGTCTCTTGGAGCTCGAATAG
- a CDS encoding GNAT family N-acetyltransferase, with amino-acid sequence MTKDEMETLIKTKTRNKVRIRHLEQREGDSVAFLSYSIDDPNKMTIWHTEVPLSLQHMGIGGKLVEEAVQMAARDSSYLRIVCPFAKEHLASHPELRDRYAVQLQ; translated from the coding sequence ATGACGAAAGACGAAATGGAAACCTTAATCAAAACCAAGACTCGCAACAAGGTGAGAATTCGCCATCTTGAACAACGAGAGGGCGACTCTGTCGCTTTTCTAAGCTACTCCATTGACGACCCAAATAAGATGACGATCTGGCACACGGAAGTTCCACTATCGTTGCAACATATGGGCATCGGAGGAAAGCTCGTAGAAGAGGCTGTTCAAATGGCCGCGCGTGACTCGTCGTATCTCCGCATTGTGTGCCCGTTTGCGAAAGAACATCTGGCAAGTCATCCCGAACTTAGGGACCGTTACGCAGTTCAACTGCAGTAG
- a CDS encoding zinc-dependent alcohol dehydrogenase family protein, which produces MPKAVRFHKLGGPEVLQIEDVAARHPEMGEVAIDVAAVGLNRAESMYYRGNYSQKPEFPSGLGYEVVGTVTAVGEGVDASLIGKRIGTIPIFSMNRYPVLSEKAVVPAEAVAEFPPSLSSIEGASVWMQYPTAYGALVEFAKVGPGDMVLLTAATSSVGLAAIQIVKAQGAISIATTRTSAKKQVLLDLGADHVIANQEEDLPARVHEITGGKLARVAFDAIGGSYIDTLAQAVAPEGTIYLYGLLSEEANSYPVSAFFKCISLTGYMMHQMNRPERFDRMKRYVYERLANGSFKPRVDRTFPFEQVADAYRYLESNQQVGKVVIAI; this is translated from the coding sequence ATGCCAAAAGCAGTAAGGTTTCACAAGCTCGGCGGTCCCGAAGTCTTACAGATTGAGGACGTGGCGGCAAGGCATCCAGAGATGGGTGAGGTCGCCATCGATGTCGCAGCAGTCGGCCTGAACCGGGCTGAAAGCATGTACTACCGGGGGAACTACTCCCAGAAACCTGAGTTTCCGTCCGGTCTTGGATATGAGGTCGTCGGAACTGTTACTGCGGTCGGGGAAGGAGTAGATGCTTCACTCATAGGCAAACGGATCGGAACGATCCCTATCTTTTCCATGAACCGGTATCCGGTGCTCAGCGAAAAAGCCGTTGTGCCAGCCGAAGCTGTCGCGGAATTTCCCCCATCCTTGTCATCCATAGAAGGAGCGTCCGTCTGGATGCAGTACCCGACTGCATACGGCGCTCTTGTTGAATTTGCCAAAGTAGGTCCAGGCGATATGGTGCTCCTCACGGCCGCAACCTCTTCGGTCGGGCTTGCGGCTATACAGATCGTAAAGGCTCAGGGAGCAATCTCCATCGCGACCACAAGAACTTCAGCAAAGAAACAGGTATTACTGGATCTTGGGGCTGACCACGTGATCGCTAACCAGGAAGAGGATCTTCCGGCTCGCGTTCACGAGATTACAGGTGGCAAACTCGCGCGAGTAGCCTTCGATGCTATCGGGGGATCATATATCGACACGCTGGCGCAAGCTGTGGCTCCTGAAGGGACAATCTATCTGTACGGTCTGCTCTCTGAGGAAGCCAACAGCTATCCTGTCAGCGCTTTCTTCAAGTGTATTTCGCTTACCGGCTACATGATGCACCAGATGAATAGGCCTGAACGATTCGATCGCATGAAGCGGTACGTATATGAGCGCCTCGCGAATGGTTCTTTCAAACCCCGTGTAGACCGTACCTTCCCGTTCGAACAGGTTGCTGACGCATATCGATATCTTGAGAGCAATCAGCAGGTAGGCAAGGTAGTCATTGCGATCTAG
- a CDS encoding cupin domain-containing protein: protein MSFTQTVETSKTEAIPAPFPNTKGNVTLKVLNSEQSLGPAVALLIMEPGSEIPRHVHGRTTEMSYVLDGDFINEGISYPKGTEFNIKPNTVHGPHTTKTGCTVMVTFSYPSVLDDFELA, encoded by the coding sequence ATGAGCTTTACACAAACTGTCGAGACCTCGAAGACCGAGGCTATACCAGCGCCATTTCCAAACACTAAAGGGAATGTCACCCTCAAGGTCCTGAATAGTGAACAGTCCTTGGGGCCGGCGGTGGCTCTACTGATCATGGAGCCAGGAAGCGAGATTCCAAGACACGTACACGGGCGAACAACCGAAATGTCATACGTCCTCGACGGAGACTTCATAAACGAAGGCATCTCGTATCCGAAGGGAACGGAATTCAATATCAAGCCAAATACTGTTCACGGCCCCCATACGACGAAGACGGGATGCACGGTCATGGTCACGTTCAGCTATCCATCTGTTCTCGATGATTTTGAATTGGCCTAA